The sequence ttttttttttctctggctTAAATTGATGAGATGCTTCAACATTCTTCTGTCTCACTCAATGTAGGCCTTTTGGAACCCCTTTTTACTGTGGCAATCCTCGATAGTCTGATCGATTTCAACCTGAGTGTCCATCACAAAAGGTCCATACTTAACCATTGATTCACCTGCGATTACTTTCACTTCAACTCCATCTTTCTGGTAATGGTTCTTCTTCACTTGCTAAAGTTGGGTGGCCTTCTTGTTTCCATTGGATTTGGTGCTTCTAGATTGGAACACGTGCTATCTTTGAGTGACCAAGTGTGATCTTCTGCAAacaatttggtttgatttttgaaaatctAAGTAAGGAAAAAGGACATGATGATGACGGTGCGAGGAAAGTGTGGTGAAGGGTACGAGGAAACCACCTTCCATTGTGTTCATCATTTGACCCTTTGACTTATCATCTTATTGTATTCCTTGCACATCAagcttaaaaaatgaaatacaattTACTTCCTGTAAATTTCGTTTCTTCTTCCTGGTTGGTTCATCCAGTCTTCTTTCCCCTTTCTTAATCTCTGCAAATTCTCAACCACTTACAAATTATAAATACATTGATGGGTTGAGCTCTGCTCTACACCTTGACCTAAGAAGCACTATCTTCTGAAATTTGTGAAGTCAACTGTAACTCTTAGTACAGAGTCTCTCATATTAAGGTATTGTGAGTTTTACTGTGATtgtctttctattttcttttttgaatggatatgATAATGTTTCTTTGCATCCTTCTGGGTGTCtcattttcatttccttttgtttgttCTGCTGAATCTTCAGTGAATTTTTGGAGTTTTTGAGTATTTACTGGCTTGGATTCATCTGATAATTTGTAGATAGACTTGCTATCCATGGGCCTGCTCTTTGCTTGGTATTTGGGGGTTAGATTGCTTTGTCATCTGACTTTGATTCAAATTGGTTGCAGTATGATGTCTTAAAATCGAGACAAGTAGGCTACTTTTGATGAAATTCATGTGACTGCCTTGGCTATTTTGTGAATTTGGTAGTTTGGTGATGAGACCATTTGGTTCCATTTCTCAATATTAACACCATGAAAAAGAATGTATTCTCAATCCCTCTCTTAGCCTTCTTTTTCATTTCCTCAGGTTACCGCACATTCTAAAGAGCGATGATCGGTGCTGGTAAAAGCTTTGTTCTTCTCTGGATTTGctaatcaatcaattaatcTGCATccattcttccttctttttcttttttttttcttttctgacaAATAGTATGTTTTTGCCTTCAGCCATTGCAGGTTTTATCTTTGCTAGGAATAGGAGGCTGGTTGAGATCTTTCCTAAAGGTTGGAGAGAACTTTGGAATGAGTGGGAGATCCGCGGATTAGTTCTGATCAGCCTCTCTTTTCAGATTGTGCTCATGGTGCTGGGCAATAGAAGAAAATATGTGACTGGAAATTGGATTTCAATCATCCTTTGGCTTGCCTACTCGTCAGCAAATACAATGGTAACTGCATCACTTGGCATTATCTCTAATGAAGGAGACAAAAATGATGATCCATCAAATCGAAAAGATATGATATTGGCATTTTGGGCGTCATTCCTGATATTGCATCTTGGTGGGACTCACACTATTACTGCATACTCATTGGAAGATAATGAGTTATGGCTGAGGAATGCTTTCACGCCTTTACTCCAGTTATTACTAGCAATCTACATCATTCTCAAGTCCTGGATGAACACGCCACTTAATTTCCTAGCTATTCCACTGTTCATAGTTGGTATAGTGAAAAATGGAGAGAGGTTATGGGTTCAGAGGTCAGCGAGTATTGAACGATTTCAAGCATCCATGCTTCCTCATCCTGACCCTGGACCTAGCTATACTAAATTCATGGATGAGTACTTATCAAAAACTGCTGAGGGATACAATGTATCAATAGAGGCAGTAGTTGAAGATTCTTCCAAAGTGTTGCGTTACTCTCCGAGAGCTGTGCCAAATGACATTGTTCCAGATGGGGCTATATTACGTGATGGTATTTACTTCTTCAATATATTCAAGAAGTTATTTGCTAATCAAATCCTTAGCTTCCAAGATGTCAAGATTAGTCAATCATTCTTTCATGACAATGATATGAATTCGGAGAAAGCCTTTAAAATGATTGAGGTTGAGCTCGGATTGATGTACGATATACTCTACACAAAGACTGCATTGAGTTATACATGGCTGGCTAACTTCCTTCGCTTGGTCAGTCTATCCTTTATCATTTTTGCATTTGTTGCATTTATGTTAATTGACAAGCATGCTTACGTAGTGGTTGACTTGAACATTACTTATTTCTTGCTGGTTGGAGCAATAGCCTTGGAAATATATGAGATACTTGTTATACTTCCCTCTGATCAGATGATGCTTTGGTTGAGTAACCACAATAACTCACTTGTAGATTTTGCTTACAAGGCCATCTCTCATCTCCAATATTGCCTACAGTGGTCTTCTTTGATTGCTTGCAAAAAGCGCTGGTCTAATACCATGGGAAGCTATAACTTAATAAGTTTTTGCATCAAAGATAAGCCTACAAAGTGCGTTGAAATTCAGAAGTTCTTATTTATTCACGAACTGCTAGAGAAGCATCGCTACCAATATTTTGGTGTTGTCTCTGAAGATTTGAAAAGCTTGATTTTTGAGCAGGTTATGAAGAAATCAAGCGATGCCTTGAATATTAGGGTTTCTAAGCAATTATGTGCTCAAAGAGGTGATCAAATACTTAAAGATATGGGTTGTTTTGAAGATATTGGTTGGAGTGTAGAGGTGGAATTTGATCAAAGCATTCTTTTGTGGCACATTGCAACAGATCTGTGTTATTCTAATGATCTAAACAAGGATGCAAATATGGTTGAAAATCGGAACTGTAAAAGTAGCAAATCTATAGCAGATTATATGTTGTATCTTCTGGTCATGCGTCCTTTCATGTTGCCTAATGGGATTGGGCTAATCAGATTCCAGGACACATGCGCAGAGGCCAAGGAATTTTTTCAAGAAAGAAGACACATATTGAAGGAGAGAGGTCGTGCCTGCGATGCATTACTCCAAGTAAACACGGATGTTGCCCCATCTGAAGTGAAAGGTGACAAATGCAAGTCAGTTTTATTTGATGCATGTAGGCTTGCCCAGTATATAATAAAGCTGCAGTGGCCAAATGAAAGGAAATGGGAAATGGTTAGTTATGTGTGGGTGGAGATGCTATCTCATGCTGCCAGTCAGTGCCAATGGCTCAACCATGCAAAGCTACTCACACAAGGAGGAGAGCTGCTTACCCATGTCTGGCTACTGATGGCTCATCTGAGCATAACTGAACAATTCCAGATTTCTCAAGGCCATGCAAGGGTTAAAGTAGTGGTTGAACAGTGAACACTACTGATGAATCACACACttgaatattattttgatctaCTGATGGCTCATATCATTGCTGCACTTTCTCTTCCTGGAAGTATCATAATCATTGTtacttttgatgctttgaaccACTGTCATATGCCTAAGCAGCAGAGTTCTGTGCGAGCTTCGAACGCATTTTTTGTAAGCTGACAGAAACATATCCATTTGCATCTTAATTTACAATGTTGAATTTAAGAACAGTTGGTGCTGCTTTGGATGCATTTTGAATACAACTCTAGGTATATGAACTCCGAGAAGCTTAATCCAGCATCCTGATATATGGCATGGATTTGTTTACATATATTTGCAGTCAATTGTTTGGActgtattttatcattaataaTGTGAATGAAAAACTACATATTGTTCAAAGGAGGTAAATTGTTAACTAGTGATAAAAGGGATGGTGCAGGACACTGCAAGGGAATGGGCCAATTATAACAAAACTCAAGAGAAATGTGAGGAAAACAAGAAATGGGTGTTGCCACAAAATCTCATCTCTAAGTGGGTTCTTCATCTCCTTGGTGGAGAGTCTCTGGAATGAGAAACAAAAGAGAGTGTTTGATGTGTTGATGAAGACACAGGTTAACCAACAAGTTGAGGTTAGAAGGGGTTTCTTAGAGTTGGGATGTGCATTGGTGTACAAATTTGCCAAAGTAGGATTTGGTATGCAAAAAGAGGTTGAGAGAGCATGCTTTATTTGTGTGATGGgctttgaaattgaaattaggTTGTCTGTGGTTTGCCATAATGTTTGCATTCTTTCCttgctcttgagaaaaccaacTAGAAGTTCCAATCTCTGCTCAAGAGAAAGTATATATGTTCAACTCTCAGCCTAAAATGTCAAGAGAACATATTCATCTTACTTTCTTAGATGTAAACAAGTACATATACATTATTGATGTTGTTATGAAGAAGATGTGATGACAATTCTAAtcattgattctttgatatt is a genomic window of Tripterygium wilfordii isolate XIE 37 chromosome 16, ASM1340144v1, whole genome shotgun sequence containing:
- the LOC119981110 gene encoding uncharacterized protein LOC119981110 isoform X1; translation: MIGAAIAGFIFARNRRLVEIFPKGWRELWNEWEIRGLVLISLSFQIVLMVLGNRRKYVTGNWISIILWLAYSSANTMVTASLGIISNEGDKNDDPSNRKDMILAFWASFLILHLGGTHTITAYSLEDNELWLRNAFTPLLQLLLAIYIILKSWMNTPLNFLAIPLFIVGIVKNGERLWVQRSASIERFQASMLPHPDPGPSYTKFMDEYLSKTAEGYNVSIEAVVEDSSKVLRYSPRAVPNDIVPDGAILRDGIYFFNIFKKLFANQILSFQDVKISQSFFHDNDMNSEKAFKMIEVELGLMYDILYTKTALSYTWLANFLRLVSLSFIIFAFVAFMLIDKHAYVVVDLNITYFLLVGAIALEIYEILVILPSDQMMLWLSNHNNSLVDFAYKAISHLQYCLQWSSLIACKKRWSNTMGSYNLISFCIKDKPTKCVEIQKFLFIHELLEKHRYQYFGVVSEDLKSLIFEQVMKKSSDALNIRVSKQLCAQRGDQILKDMGCFEDIGWSVEVEFDQSILLWHIATDLCYSNDLNKDANMVENRNCKSSKSIADYMLYLLVMRPFMLPNGIGLIRFQDTCAEAKEFFQERRHILKERGRACDALLQVNTDVAPSEVKGDKCKSVLFDACRLAQYIIKLQWPNERKWEMVSYVWVEMLSHAASQCQWLNHAKLLTQGGELLTHVWLLMAHLSITEQFQISQGHARVKVVVEQ
- the LOC119981110 gene encoding uncharacterized protein LOC119981110 isoform X2, translating into MIGAAIAGFIFARNRRLVEIFPKGWRELWNEWEIRGLVLISLSFQIVLMVLGNRRKYVTGNWISIILWLAYSSANTMVTASLGIISNEGDKNDDPSNRKDMILAFWASFLILHLGGTHTITAYSLEDNELWLRNAFTPLLQLLLAIYIILKSWMNTPLNFLAIPLFIVGIVKNGERLWVQRSASIERFQASMLPHPDPGPSYTKFMDEYLSKTAEGYNVSIEAVVEDSSKVLRYSPRAVPNDIVPDGAILRDGIYFFNIFKKLFANQILSFQDVKISQSFFHDNDMNSEKAFKMIEVELGLMYDILYTKTALSYTWLANFLRLVMKKSSDALNIRVSKQLCAQRGDQILKDMGCFEDIGWSVEVEFDQSILLWHIATDLCYSNDLNKDANMVENRNCKSSKSIADYMLYLLVMRPFMLPNGIGLIRFQDTCAEAKEFFQERRHILKERGRACDALLQVNTDVAPSEVKGDKCKSVLFDACRLAQYIIKLQWPNERKWEMVSYVWVEMLSHAASQCQWLNHAKLLTQGGELLTHVWLLMAHLSITEQFQISQGHARVKVVVEQ